A stretch of Brassica napus cultivar Da-Ae chromosome C6, Da-Ae, whole genome shotgun sequence DNA encodes these proteins:
- the LOC106353531 gene encoding ornithine transcarbamylase, chloroplastic — translation MVAAMASHVSSTRSPALSLSSSSSFFPGTTLRRFSAVSLASPATFSPLSLRVSCQASSVTSPSTSDVKGKSDLKDFLAIDDFDTETIKKILDKASEVKALLKSGERDYLPFKGKSMSMIFAKPSMRTRVSFETGFFLLGGHALYLGPNDIQMGKREETRDVARVLSRYNDIIMARVFAHQDILDLANYSSVPVVNGLTDHNHPCQIMADALTMIEHIGQVEGTKVVYVGDGNNMVHSWLELASVIPFHFVCACPKGFEPDKEMVLKAQQAGLSKIEITNDPKEAVIGADVVYSDVWASMGQKDEAEYRRKAFQGFQVDEALMKLAGPKAYFMHCLPAERGVEVTNGVVEAPYSIVFPQAENRMHAQNAIMLHLLGF, via the exons ATGGTGGCGGCTATGGCTTCTCACGTCTCTTCCACCCGATCACCGGCTCTTTCCCTCTcctcttcatcgtccttcttccCCGGCACCACTCTGAGGCGATTCTCCGCCGTTTCACTCGCATCTCCGGCGACCTTCTCCCCCCTCAGCCTCCGTGTCTCCTGCCAAGCCTCATCCGTCACTTCGCCTTCTACGTCCGATGTGAAAG GGAAATCTGACCTGAAAGACTTTCTGGCCATAGATGATTTCGACACAGAGACCATCAAGAAGATTCTAGACAAGGCTTCAGAGGTCAAAGCCCTGTTGAAGTCAGGGGAGAGAGACTATCTGCCTTTTAAAGGGAAGTCTATGTCTATGATCTTTGCGAAGCCCTCCATGAGGACTCGTGTTTCCTTTGAGACTGGCTTTTTCTTGCTTGGTGGACATGCACTGTATCTGGGACCCAATGATATCCAGATGGGCAAGCGAGAGGAGACTCGCGACGTTGCTCGTGTTCTGTCGCGCTATAATGACATCATTATGGCCCGTGTTTTTGCTCATCAG GACATTCTTGATTTGGCTAACTACTCGAGTGTACCAGTTGTCAACGGTCTGACAGATCATAACCACCCTTGCCAAATCATGGCCGACGCACTCACAATGATTGAGCACATTGGTCAAGTCGAAGGGACAAAG gTTGTCTATGTTGGAGACGGGAACAATATGGTTCACTCATGGTTAGAATTGGCATCCGTTATTCCTTTCCATTTTGTCTGCGCTTGCCCAAAAGGGTTTGAACCAGACAAAGAGATGGTTCTAAAGGCACAGCAAGCTGGATTAAGTAAGATAGAGATTACCAATGATCCTAAAGAAGCTGTCATAGGAGCTGATGTTGTCTACTCAGACGTATGGGCTAGTATGGGGCAAAAGGATGAAGCTGAGTACCGCCGTAAAGCATTCCAAGGATTCCAG GTGGATGAAGCTCTGATGAAGTTGGCGGGTCCAAAAGCCTATTTCATGCATTGTTTGCCTGCAGAAAGAGGAGTGGAGGTGACCAATGGAGTCGTGGAAGCTCCTTATTCCATCGTCTTCCCACAGGCGGAGAATCGCATGCATGCCCAAAATGCGATTATGCTTCATTTGCTCGGCTTTTAA
- the LOC106356961 gene encoding zinc-finger homeodomain protein 5-like, with protein MDMRSHEMIERRREDNGNNGVGNINSIITREDNGNKTRVSCNSQTIDPHQSKSPSSFSISTVRYRECLKNHAASVGGSVYDGCGEFMPSGEEGTLEALRCAACHCHRNFHRKENDGVGSSDGSSHHRHHHHHHQYGGGRRPPPRNMMLNPLMLPPPPSYAPLHHHKYGMSPPGGGGMVTPMSVYRGVGGAESSSEDLNMYGQSSGEHAGGATPGQTAFSMKRFRTKFTAEQKEKMMEFAEKLGWRMNKQDEEELRRFCSEIGVKRQVFKVWMHNNKNTARKPPPTSTASRAL; from the coding sequence atggataTGAGAAGCCATGAAATgatagagagaagaagagaagacaaTGGCAACAATGGTGTTGGTAACATCAATAGCATTATTACAAGAGAAGATAATGGCAACAAGACTCGTGTCTCTTGCAACTCTCAAACCATAGATCCCCACCAATCGAAGTCTCCGTCTTCTTTTTCCATCTCCACCGTACGGTACCGAGAGTGTCTGAAGAACCACGCGGCGAGCGTCGGTGGAAGTGTATACGACGGTTGCGGCGAGTTCATGCCGAGTGGTGAGGAAGGAACATTAGAAGCTCTTAGATGCGCTGCTTGTCACTGCCACCGTAATTTCCACCGGAAAGAAAACGACGGTGTCGGAAGCTCAGATGGAAGCTCTCATCACCGtcatcatcaccaccatcaCCAGTACGGTGGAGGGAGAAGACCACCGCCGAGAAACATGATGCTTAACCCACTCATGCTTCCTCCCCCGCCGAGTTACGCGCCGTTGCACCACCACAAGTACGGAATGAGTCCTCCTGGTGGAGGAGGGATGGTGACGCCGATGAGCGTTTACCGCGGCGTCGGAGGAGCTGAGTCGTCTAGTGAAGATCTGAATATGTATGGACAATCAAGCGGAGAGCATGCAGGAGGTGCTACGCCGGGACAAACGGCGTTTTCGATGAAACGGTTCAGGACGAAGTTCACGGCGGAgcagaaggagaagatgatggAGTTTGCGGAGAAGCTAGGGTGGAGGATGAACAAGCAAGACGAAGAAGAGCTCAGGAGATTCTGTAGTGAGATCGGAGTTAAGAGACAGGTCTTCAAAGTCTGGATGCATAACAACAAGAACACTGCCAGGAAACCACCACCAACATCAACAGCATCAAGAGCTCTCTAA
- the LOC106353533 gene encoding protein RADIALIS-like 6 encodes MASNSRSSSSSWTLKQNKMFERTLAVYDKDTPDRWHNVANAVGGKSADEAKRHYDILVEDLINIETGRVPLPNYKTFDSNSRGINDFDTRRMKNLKIR; translated from the exons atGGCGTCAAACTCTAGAAGCTCGAGCTCGTCATGGACGCTCAAGCAGAACAAGATGTTCGAGAGAACCTTGGCGGTTTACGATAAGGACACACCGGACCGATGGCACAATGTTGCAAACGCTGTCGGAGGGAAATCTGCAGACGAAGCGAAGCGTCACTATGACATTCTCGTCGAAGATCTCATCAACATCGAAACTGGTCGTGTCCCTTTGCCCAATTACAAGACCTTCGATTCTAACTCAAGAGGCATCAATGACTTCGACACGAG GCGAATGAAGAATTTGAAGATCCGATGA